From the genome of Spinacia oleracea cultivar Varoflay chromosome 2, BTI_SOV_V1, whole genome shotgun sequence, one region includes:
- the LOC130467930 gene encoding uncharacterized protein, with protein MAKESGGVMPTAGDLYLKTHTKEVPGKGKVPCSSKAKQIKENYEKNVAECVEKGIAKDPNQIYFETVGGRKKGKVPGLGSGASLYFAPSRRGGSSSSSYTPSIYSQMSSRLEETQQQLTQKSIELETTKNQMLKAMEDDLLLRQREREEREAERLQHQREMERERQERERERQEREEHAAQMKKAMESYERMFSQCTGFPFSQSQDPRDPPGGGTPLC; from the exons ATG GCAAAGGAAAGTGGAGGTGTGATGCCTACAGCTGGTGACTTATATTTGAAGACACACACGAAGGAAGTACCGGGTAAAGGGAAAGTCCCTTGTAGTAGCAAAGCAAAGCAAATCAAG GAAAACTATGAAAAAAATGTTGCTGAATGTGTTGAAAAAGGCATTGCTAAAGATCCCAACCAAATCTACTTTGAGACAGTAGGTGggagaaagaagggaaaggTCCCCGGGCTGGGTAGTGGAGCCTCTCTATACTTTGCACCATCTAGAAGGGGTGGTAGTTCTTCTAGCTCATACACCCCATCTATTTATTCTCAAATGTCATCTCGATTGGAAGAGACTCAACAACAGTTGACCCAAAAATCCATTGAGcttgaaacaacaaaaaatcagATGTTAAAGGCTATGGAGGACGATCTACTTTTGAggcaaagggagagagaagaaagagaagcAGAGCGACTACAGCACCAAAGGGAGATGGAAAGGGAGagacaagagagagaaagggagagacaaGAAAGAGAAGAACATGCCGCCCAGATGAAAAAGGCAATGGAGTCTTACGAGCGGATGTTCAGTCAGTGTACTGGTTTTCCTTTCTCGCAGTCGCAGGACCCTCGAGATCCACCCGGAGGCGGGACACCTTTGTGTTAG